The following proteins are encoded in a genomic region of Vibrio sinaloensis:
- the ppsA gene encoding phosphoenolpyruvate synthase yields the protein MFLEKDMQKNTLWFDGLSMEDVDKVGGKNASLGEMVSNLANAGVSVPNGFATTSYAFNQFLDYEGLDDRIHQLLDELDVDDVDALRKTGATIRQWVLEAPFPADLEQEIRDNYHTLIEGNDELSVAVRSSATAEDLPDASFAGQQETFLNVKGIEAVLEATKHVYASLFNDRAISYRVHQGFDHRGISLSAGIQRMVRSDKASSGVMFTLDTESGFDQVVFITSSWGLGEMVVQGAVNPDEFYVHKPLLEAGHQPIVKKTFGSKLVKMIYSANQEIGKQVDIIDTNEQERQSFSLNDDEIKELAKQAMIIEQHYQRPMDIEWAKDGIDGKLYIVQARPETVCSQSEQNVIERYELNNKAEVLIEGRAIGQRIGAGTVRLVDSLDQMSLVQDGDVLVTDMTDPDWEPVMKKASAIVTNRGGRTCHAAIIARELGIPAIVGCGQATTQLTDGMTVTVSCAEGETGYVYQGELDFEIKRSAVDELPLLPTKVMMNVGNPDRAFDFAQIPNEGVGLARLEFIINKMIGIHPKALLNFDQQSDELKAEISQRIRGYQDPIDFYVSKLTEGIATIAAAFWPKRVIVRMSDFKSNEYSNLVGGQDYEPHEENPMLGFRGASRYISPVFEDCFELETQAIKRVRNEMGLKNVEIMIPFVRTPSEAASVIDLLAKFDLRRGDQGLKVIMMCELPSNAVLADEFLKYFDGFSIGSNDMTQLTLGLDRDSGDVAHLFDERNPAVKAMLKMAIDAATKAGKYVGICGQGPSDHEDLAEWLMEQGISSVSLNPDTVIDTWLQLGNVSK from the coding sequence TCACTTGGCGAAATGGTTTCTAACCTAGCCAACGCTGGCGTTTCAGTACCGAACGGTTTTGCGACCACTTCTTATGCGTTTAACCAATTTCTTGATTACGAAGGACTGGATGACCGTATTCATCAATTGTTAGATGAACTAGACGTTGACGATGTAGACGCTCTGCGCAAGACAGGTGCTACTATCCGTCAATGGGTACTAGAAGCCCCCTTCCCTGCTGATCTCGAGCAAGAGATTCGCGACAATTACCACACACTCATCGAAGGCAACGACGAGTTATCCGTTGCGGTGCGCTCGTCTGCGACCGCCGAAGATTTGCCCGACGCCTCATTTGCCGGTCAACAAGAGACCTTCCTCAATGTCAAAGGCATAGAGGCAGTGCTTGAAGCGACCAAGCATGTCTACGCTTCTCTATTTAACGACCGCGCGATCTCATATCGTGTTCACCAAGGATTCGATCATCGTGGTATCTCGCTGTCGGCAGGCATCCAACGCATGGTGCGCTCAGACAAAGCATCTTCTGGCGTCATGTTTACTTTGGACACGGAATCAGGCTTTGATCAGGTGGTGTTCATCACCTCATCTTGGGGCCTGGGTGAAATGGTGGTTCAAGGCGCGGTTAACCCTGATGAGTTCTATGTACACAAGCCGTTACTCGAGGCAGGTCACCAGCCAATCGTCAAAAAAACCTTCGGCTCTAAACTGGTCAAGATGATCTACTCAGCCAACCAAGAAATTGGCAAGCAAGTAGACATCATCGATACCAATGAGCAAGAGCGTCAGAGCTTCTCGCTAAACGATGACGAGATTAAAGAGCTGGCGAAACAAGCGATGATCATTGAGCAGCACTATCAGCGTCCGATGGATATTGAGTGGGCCAAAGATGGTATTGATGGCAAGCTGTATATAGTGCAAGCCCGACCAGAAACCGTTTGTTCACAAAGCGAGCAGAACGTCATTGAGCGCTATGAGCTAAACAACAAAGCTGAAGTATTGATTGAAGGCCGAGCTATTGGTCAGCGCATCGGCGCCGGAACAGTGCGCTTGGTTGATTCACTCGATCAAATGTCGCTGGTTCAAGACGGCGACGTACTGGTGACCGACATGACAGACCCAGACTGGGAGCCGGTCATGAAAAAAGCCTCTGCGATTGTGACTAACCGAGGTGGGCGCACTTGTCATGCAGCAATCATTGCGCGTGAACTGGGCATTCCAGCTATCGTCGGTTGTGGTCAGGCGACCACGCAATTGACCGATGGTATGACAGTGACTGTCTCTTGTGCCGAAGGTGAAACGGGTTATGTTTACCAAGGTGAGTTAGATTTCGAAATTAAGCGTTCAGCGGTAGACGAGCTGCCACTGCTGCCAACCAAAGTGATGATGAATGTCGGTAACCCAGACCGCGCCTTCGACTTTGCGCAAATCCCGAACGAGGGGGTTGGCCTAGCTCGACTCGAATTCATTATCAACAAGATGATCGGCATTCATCCCAAAGCCCTGCTCAATTTTGACCAACAGAGCGACGAACTGAAAGCTGAAATCAGTCAGCGTATTCGTGGCTACCAAGACCCTATCGACTTCTATGTCAGCAAACTGACTGAAGGCATTGCGACCATCGCCGCCGCATTCTGGCCAAAGCGTGTCATTGTGCGTATGTCGGATTTCAAGTCGAACGAGTACAGCAATCTAGTCGGTGGTCAAGACTACGAGCCGCATGAAGAGAACCCGATGCTTGGCTTCCGCGGTGCCTCGCGTTACATCTCTCCGGTATTTGAGGACTGTTTTGAACTCGAAACTCAAGCGATCAAACGTGTTCGCAATGAAATGGGCCTGAAAAATGTCGAAATCATGATCCCGTTTGTCCGCACGCCGAGCGAAGCGGCATCAGTGATTGATCTATTGGCTAAGTTCGATCTTCGCCGCGGCGATCAAGGACTGAAAGTGATTATGATGTGCGAGCTACCATCGAATGCCGTGCTAGCCGATGAGTTCCTCAAGTACTTTGATGGTTTTTCTATTGGCTCCAACGATATGACCCAATTGACACTGGGCCTAGACCGAGACTCAGGAGATGTCGCGCACCTGTTTGATGAGCGCAATCCAGCGGTTAAAGCCATGCTTAAAATGGCGATTGATGCGGCGACTAAAGCTGGCAAATATGTCGGCATTTGTGGCCAAGGCCCTTCTGACCATGAAGATCTTGCTGAATGGTTGATGGAACAAGGCATCAGTTCGGTATCGCTCAACCCTGATACCGTCATCGATACCTGGTTGCAGTTGGGTAACGTCAGTAAGTAA
- a CDS encoding peptidoglycan DD-metalloendopeptidase family protein, giving the protein MMVLSLPILAAISLSSPENGHYQRTIDLSLPESSLVNDILQESDVIADVPNYEYTIQKGDNLSSIFQQLGFGYSELMKIMETDLNFLALDTLKPGNVLRFWRDEETQALGKMELEFSLVERAVYTRMDDGSYEFSDVTIPGEWKSFAMVGEINGSFSQSVNTLGLGKSEIEQVVSLLKDKINFARDLRAGDRFEVVQSRQFVGEQLTGNREIQAVKIYNRGRVLSAYLHSDGQYYDAKGDSLQRAFQRRPVNGGYRLSSNFNPNRKHPVTGRVAPHNGTDWATPTGTPIVSTGDGVVVMTRKHPYAGNYVVIQHGSRYKTRYLHLSKILVRKGQKVSRGQRIGLSGATGRVTGPHIHYELIDRGRPVNAMKANIPMANSVPKQQMAAFKAKRDEMDKMLQQREIELAQQTKPQTTS; this is encoded by the coding sequence ATGATGGTACTTAGCTTGCCTATCCTTGCTGCGATTTCCCTCTCTTCTCCGGAAAACGGCCATTATCAACGCACCATTGATCTCTCTCTTCCTGAATCGAGCCTGGTGAATGACATCCTTCAAGAGAGTGATGTCATCGCAGATGTGCCCAACTATGAGTACACCATTCAAAAAGGCGACAACCTCAGCAGCATTTTTCAGCAGCTAGGCTTTGGCTACAGCGAGCTGATGAAAATCATGGAAACGGACCTCAACTTTCTGGCGTTAGACACCTTGAAACCGGGCAACGTCTTACGTTTTTGGCGAGATGAGGAGACACAAGCGCTGGGGAAAATGGAGCTTGAGTTTAGTTTGGTCGAGCGCGCGGTTTATACGCGAATGGATGACGGTAGCTATGAATTTAGTGATGTCACCATACCGGGTGAGTGGAAATCCTTTGCGATGGTCGGCGAGATCAACGGAAGTTTTTCCCAATCTGTAAACACACTTGGACTGGGCAAAAGTGAAATAGAGCAGGTGGTGAGCTTGCTTAAAGATAAAATCAACTTCGCCCGTGATTTACGTGCAGGTGACCGTTTTGAAGTGGTTCAGTCTAGACAGTTTGTCGGTGAGCAGTTAACCGGCAATCGCGAGATTCAAGCGGTTAAGATTTACAATCGCGGTCGAGTGTTATCGGCGTACTTGCATAGCGATGGCCAGTACTATGACGCCAAGGGTGACAGTTTGCAGCGCGCGTTTCAACGCAGACCTGTTAATGGCGGCTATCGCTTAAGCTCAAACTTCAACCCTAACCGAAAACATCCGGTGACTGGGCGAGTTGCGCCACACAATGGCACCGACTGGGCGACGCCAACTGGAACGCCGATAGTGTCAACAGGTGATGGGGTAGTGGTGATGACACGTAAACACCCATACGCCGGCAACTACGTGGTGATCCAGCACGGAAGCCGTTACAAAACCCGTTATCTGCACTTGAGCAAAATCCTAGTCCGCAAAGGACAGAAGGTGTCGCGTGGACAACGTATTGGCCTTTCTGGTGCGACAGGGCGAGTGACAGGGCCGCATATTCACTATGAGCTGATCGATCGTGGTCGTCCAGTCAATGCGATGAAGGCGAATATCCCGATGGCAAACTCGGTACCCAAGCAGCAGATGGCCGCATTCAAGGCTAAGCGTGATGAGATGGACAAGATGTTGCAGCAGCGTGAAATTGAGCTGGCGCAGCAGACGAAACCGCAAACTACGAGTTAA
- a CDS encoding isoamylase early set domain-containing protein, with product MINKRFFKTKDEVEVTFELDAAQVNQSVSIVADFLDWQPAEMKRVAKSKSYKFKTRLPKDQHFEFRYLVDDEKWVNDPQADQYRPNGFGEDNALVSTYQ from the coding sequence ATGATCAATAAACGTTTTTTCAAAACCAAAGATGAGGTCGAAGTGACCTTTGAACTCGATGCCGCGCAGGTGAACCAATCCGTGTCGATAGTGGCAGACTTTCTCGATTGGCAACCTGCCGAAATGAAGCGAGTCGCTAAATCAAAGAGCTACAAGTTTAAAACCCGCTTACCCAAAGATCAGCATTTCGAGTTTCGCTACTTAGTTGATGATGAAAAGTGGGTCAATGACCCGCAGGCAGACCAGTACCGACCAAACGGTTTTGGTGAAGACAACGCGTTAGTGTCGACTTATCAGTAA
- a CDS encoding YoaK family protein: MISRLPRWVEYGAFLLALLAGIVNAIGLLGFQHQAVSHISGTVTLLGTSISEFNQQTTHLLLIIVNFLLGATLSGTFIEGAALKLGRRYGVALCIESGLLASAYYLLKHDFQSGQYFASAACGLQNAMITTFSGAIVRTTHMTGIITDLGIMIGAKLRGESFDFRKAKLFLFIFCGFLVGGVVGANLYAHYAISALLVPVGLALALAITYWLFIANQQTNH; this comes from the coding sequence GTGATTTCTAGACTTCCACGCTGGGTAGAATATGGCGCTTTTCTACTCGCTTTATTGGCTGGCATTGTCAACGCCATCGGGCTACTCGGCTTTCAGCACCAAGCGGTCTCTCATATTTCCGGCACAGTAACGCTACTGGGCACGTCCATATCCGAGTTCAACCAGCAGACTACCCACCTATTACTCATCATCGTCAACTTCTTGTTGGGTGCGACGCTCAGTGGCACTTTCATCGAAGGCGCTGCACTAAAGCTAGGGCGTCGTTATGGCGTGGCTTTATGCATAGAAAGCGGGTTACTCGCCAGTGCGTATTACCTGCTTAAACATGATTTTCAGAGCGGACAGTACTTTGCCTCGGCGGCGTGCGGTCTGCAAAATGCCATGATCACTACTTTCAGTGGTGCCATCGTGCGCACCACTCATATGACAGGGATCATTACCGACCTTGGTATTATGATTGGCGCCAAACTGAGGGGAGAGAGCTTCGACTTTCGCAAAGCGAAGCTGTTTTTGTTTATCTTCTGTGGCTTTTTAGTGGGCGGTGTCGTCGGCGCAAACCTTTATGCACACTACGCTATCAGTGCGCTGCTTGTTCCAGTAGGACTAGCATTGGCACTCGCTATCACTTACTGGCTGTTTATCGCCAATCAACAAACAAATCACTAA